tttcgttccttgcaaataacgcaagactttctttaccaatttccagtgttctattccaggattgctctagaatctgccaagtaacccggtaacaaatgccaagtcagggcgcgtacacacttgagcatattgcaagcttccgacagctgaagcatatggaaccactttcatttgatcgatctcatattggttcctagggcattgaaaatccccatatctgtcgcccttgactatgggagcaggtgagggactacatttgtgcatactgaatttctttaagactttttctatgtatgccttttgtgacagtcctaatacccctttacttctatctcgatgaatctcgatccctagaacgaacgaagcttcaccaagatctttcatatcaaattttgaggacaaaaacttctttgtctctagtagtagactgacatcactactagcaagtaagatatcatccacatacaggacaaggaagataaacttcccattcttaaactttgcgtagacacaattgtcctcaacattatctttaaacccaaaattctttattgtctgatcaaacttcaagtaccactgtcttgaagcttgttttaatccataaatagatttctttaggcggcatcccaaacgttcttttccttccatgacaaaacctttcggttgtgccatgtaaacattttcctctaagtctccgttgagaaatgccgtctttacatccatctgatgtaattccaaatcgtaatgtgccactaatgccattatgattctgaaggaatccttacatgagactggagaaaaggtctcattgtaatcaatccattctctttgtgtaaagccttttgccacaagtcgggctttatatctttctatattcccttgagagtcaagttttgttttgtagacccatttacagcctactgttttggctcctttaggaattatctccaaatccaaactttatttgcattcattgatctcatctcatcttccatggcctcaagccactttgatgaatgatcacttttcatggcttcttcaaatgaggtgggatcatcctccatttgaaattcttcagtgttgtatacttcataatcagcaggaatacctgattttctaactctttgagaccttctaggggcctcctcaattggcacattttctgtctGAGGCTGTtgctgctccccctcatgtgtggcaataggttctataggatcctgaggcacaggttcctcatcatcattcattgttgccacaggtgggataacaacaggtgctggcaccacagtgtcttgtactgttggtgcagcaatagcaggtagtgagaaaaatggctcatgaatgatcggagtgggtgcatacacccgcttctcttcaaggtcaatttctcgagctaccatgctccccctaatcattttatcctctaggaagacagcgtgtctcgtttccacaaactttgtatgtctgttaggacagtagaaacgaaaaccttttgacttttctgggtagccaatgaaatggcaactcactgttttgggatctagcttcccaatgtttgggttaaaaactttagcctcagcagagctcccccacacacgcaagtggttaagtgagggtactcttcctgtccacaactcatacggtgttttgggcaccgacttacttggtactctattgagaatatgaatggcggtttttaacgcctccatccacagactcatgggtaaagtggagtaacttatcatactacgcaccatatccatcagggtacggttacgtctttcagctactccattctgctgaggttcgcccggtgttgaatactgggcgactataccattctcctgtaagaaccttgcaaaaggtccaggaacttgtccatatggggtatgccgaccgtagtactctcccccacggtcagacctgactatcttaatctttaaatcatgctgattttcaacttctgctttaaatattttgaatttatccaatgcttctgttctttctttaattggataaatgtagccaaaccgagagtaatcgtctgtgaatgttatgaatgaatcataaccatccacacttttcacaagaaaaggaccacatatgtctgtgtgaataatcagtagaattcctgcgcttcgtttggcatctttcttaattttctttacatactttccttttatgcaatctctgcattgttctaattctgagagctctaatggaggaagaatatcattcttaactagtctttctattctccccctcgaaatatggcctaaacgacagtgccataatttcgacaacgcatcgtgagctctctttcgttttctgtttccattgttcgatgaggatacattttcattcacatcacatatggaattcacattttcacgaagtgataacaaataaagctcgtcttgtcggaaggcaagaccaacacatttattattaaacaatatccgacatttgccatttccaaaatggcaatcataaccatcatggtccaactttgatacactaatcaagtttctttgcaaagaaggtacataaagaacatctctaagaaaaagtatgaagccatctggaagctctagaggaagatctccaacggcctcaacatctgcttgtactccatttgcgactttaatgaaactttcgcttctttgcaaagttctcatcgaacggaatccctgtaatgaattagcaacatgaatagttgcacctgaatcaatccaccaagtagattttgaaaactttacatacaaggattcatttacgaacgtaataatgttctcacctttattcttcataatcatctttaagaaatcaggacaattctttttataatgtcccgtcttcttgcagtggagacactggtctttagccactgggaattgctggttctgagactgttgcatgggaccttttccagatgatttggaggaagagctgttattatagttctttttcttatcttttaggtagttgacagaaccaccttgtgaaacttttattctttcctcctcctgcacacacatggctatgagcttttctaaatcccatttttcaggctgtatgttgtaattaacaacaaaggtatcaaattctttgggcaaagaagcaaaaatcaaatgaataagaaactcatccttgagtgccaaatccattggtttgagcttagatgccagattgctcattctcagtatgtgctctctaatgccactgtcgccaccagagtacctttctgtaaccagctgcttgatcagctgggtagcatatgtctttgaagagccagtgaactgactctttattctatctaggtactttgtgaccgtgtcacagtctggaattgagcccacaatagcaggctcaatcgtgttctttatcactgccaaacacttcttgttggcagtgacccatttcctatgctcaaggtcataggacatctttacgggagcaaaatcccgctctttgttctgccatgcagcatcagtctcatctgtctccctcaccggtgccacatgtCTTTGGGAcgcggtgtggtgacaacccagtccacctcagcgaggataaaagccaggtctatctttttcttccactcaatatagttatcaccttttagagtggggatctctttgatacaactcattaagttgtatcctcctgaaaacacaattcaaatagtgtgagaacagaaataacaacaataattgcatgccttagtttaacgttggtcaaaattaaaacatacaattattttatacattaaatctacatcaccgttgggcagaaatagaaataatgcataatcattaaaattataatattgctattaacaacgttggtcagaaaataacaatatcataatcaacttatatttatctcttggctcttaaaatcaaattctcccgttggttcgaatttaattaaaagtccataattactttaaatacgcagcggaaaacaTTAACATTCAATGATCatttttcctattttccagaagcaactttactatttactgaacaaaattatcgttggataaattttgtacagaaaattatcacaaaaattcatttcaaattgatcaaactgttttctagaaaataagaaaatcaaaaACTGTGACTGTACTATTTTATTTGGCCATTTCGGCCCGATCCAGCAACAGCCCATGTCCTGTTCACACGCGTGCCCGCCAGCGCACCCGGCCCAGCAccccgcggccaggccgctcgacggcggcgcgctcacccgctggggagcgcgcacgccggcgagggggccggcgacggcgccgggaCCTCGCTGCTTCGCCATGGTTGCTCGCTCGGTGATTCACTGAGATGAGAAAGGGAGAgcagtgaggcgaagagagagagtgtgCGCGTGAAAAATACCCTCTCGCCATACTTGGCAAGACCGGCTGCGAACATGGAGATGGAAGCAGCCAGCAGGAGCAAGCTGCCGTCGTGGCTACGGGCACTGAAGATAAACTTATAGACGACATAAGCGGCTCCCAGTGCCTGCACAGCGAGAGTCTGCAGGTGGCGCAGCCACAGCCTGTTGTCTTCCAgcgcgtaggcggtgatgttgtCTGGGCCgccgaggtgcagcagcaggaacgGCGCCCAGAACGCCACCAGTAGGTGCTCGTGTGAGCTGCTGGCCACTGATAAGTGGCCCAGTGTGTATATCGCCGTCGAGTCTGCCCCAAGGTACGCCAGCCAGAGGATAATCCTCAGCACGGAAGACAAGATGGTCGAAGAGCTATGCCGACGGGTTCCTCCACAGGCGAGGAGCAACACTTGTAGCGCAAAGCTCACAAGGACCATGATTTGTATCCCCCATTCGCTCCACAGGTGCAATAGCCCTCCACCTGCCATTGCTCCGCTCTTGAAAATGGGTTTTGCAGCATCAACATCCCAGAGAACCCAACAACATTAGTAACAAGATTGGTATGTATGCAAGAGACATCATGTGTAACAAGATGAGATGGCTTACTGAAGTGATATGACAAGTAATGCAGGCTCAATATCCCCGACACACAAGACAAATTCAGTGGGAGGGGAATTAGAAGTAAGAGTT
This sequence is a window from Miscanthus floridulus cultivar M001 chromosome 10, ASM1932011v1, whole genome shotgun sequence. Protein-coding genes within it:
- the LOC136488015 gene encoding uncharacterized protein, whose translation is MAGGGLLHLWSEWGIQIMVLVSFALQVLLLACGGTRRHSSSTILSSVLRIILWLAYLGADSTAIYTLGHLSVASSSHEHLLVAFWAPFLLLHLGGPDNITAYALEDNRLWLRHLQTLAVQALGAAYVVYKFIFSARSHDGSLLLLAASISMFAAGLAKYGERVFFTRTLSLFASLLSLSHLSESPSEQPWRSSEVPAPSPAPSPACALPSG